tattattattattattattatattaatctGTAAATTATTTTGTACCTCATTTGTAAGGTTTGAGATCCctagagggttttttttttgacaaagtAGATAAGCTGTTTATTTTTGGTGACCTCAAGTTCTTTAAGTGTGATTCTAAGTAACAGCTTAAGCTAGAATACACGAAGAGTTCCAAAATAGATTTAATATAATGTACAATACAAAAACCATATGGAGAATACAAAACTTTTCGCCACAGTTCTATGGAATTAATTGCTCAAAGTATGGAGCAGGGCGTGAATTGGTGCAGGTGATGACTTAAATCTTCAGTCAGCAAAGAGTGAACATGTTTGTTGAgcggtgaagaaaaaagttttgagggaggaggaggagaaggcgTTAGATGGTATTCGGTTATGTCATTGATCCGTATTactccacattttttcttggaatttacCTTACGGCTACTATGCAGCTGACTCCTATATGCAAAACTCTTATtctgaataaataatacacAATATCTTAATCCtctattcttttgttttcaaaatacaataataacaatcaAATGTTTTGTTCAAATTAGCAATTtgtatgaaaattttaattggaatttttccgtCACCTACAAGCATTTAAAtcatttcgaaaatatttatgCATGTACATTCACAAAGCCTATGATAACATAAAACGGTTATTGTAGAAGTTGCTTTTGCAACTTTATTTGTCGGATTTTCTGACAAAGATGTTgtttaacaacaaaataaacacaggcagttctagaaaaattatggaatgCGGAAAAATTATTCAGTTTACCAGAATTACTGGAAACGACCACAAAAAAGCAATCCAGTTGAGAGAACGATCAAGTCCCACACactatttccaattttcttggactgattgaaaaagaaaggataatttttattaattataagATAGTTATCATCCCAACATTTGTACCTTCCTCTCCTACCAAAAAAGagattaattaatataataatagctAGTTATGTAGTagtaatttataattattcaaatatacaataataattaataattgataTGATTACCAAAtagtttttattctattatctCTTGTTGAGCTGAGCACTAAACGTTTTGTCTTGTGGTTGAAGCATAAGAGCGTCTTTTGactactgatttttttctttgtttattcttcCACTGTGAAAAGAAGCGAAATGTAAAGCACACCGCTCAAACATACATGAAAAACAACTACGTACCCATCCCACATTGTTCAGATTCCGGATgtcccgaagaaaaaaaggataattttGTTCAAGAACTGTTCAGTCTTCTATCAGTGGATTATGTTGtttctattactatttttgtattactgtattattattgatGCTAGAATTTATCACTGGTATTAACATTGGTGCTATATTATTGGTACTatactgtattattattatattattctgtATTATTCGGTGTTCATTCCCTGTCGCCATCGAAAAATCGACAAATTTGCATTTCTTTCATGTTGCTTTTGCAATTCGCGAACATTAAATTATTCTGAAGGCCGACCATAAATCATTGCCTCATGAGGGCAATGAtggtttctctttttgagcTGAGTCGTCGGTAGTGAGAAGTCTTTCTTTATTCAAGGTTATTATGAGAAGTCTATACGGATATGCACGCTATGTCCCACAATTCATTGACAAATCCTTACAGTTTCCTCTCcttaaaacatcattttaaCCTTCGAACTCTTCACTTTacgtttcttttcaattccttTTCTAAAGATACAGTTTTTCGCATCGTTTTGTTAGTTGTCCTACACTGTTCGTCCCGAGAAGTAGGCAATAAGTTAAATAGGACGAGTTTTAGAGAACGATTCCTGCAGGTACGGATTCAAACCGTCACCAAGGGTCACCTTATACGACCGTATCTGTCCACACCACCAGCGAACCGAGTGCAAAATCGCTGTCCGTCCTTTGACAGCAAAGGAAGCTGTCATCGTCATTGCGTCTCGTCTCGTTTCCGACGCACGTTATGCGTACGTGGACGCAactcattttccttttcaaatatttagcAAAGATTTTATTTGGGTAATTATGACATGCATGACGGTGTTGGTGAAGATTGTTGAAACTGTTGTTGAAAAGAGAattacgaatttttttctaacattttagCGATAGTTCGCATTTCCTCACATGGGATCAGGAACAAGAAAGCGAGAAGGGCAACCTATAGATCTTGAAAATAGCAATAGTTAAACTTTCTACATTTATTtgatacttatttattttattttccagaaatatccaCCCATTAGACATGAATAACGTGcgtgttttattttcattcttgtgTTACTACATAATGAGAATTTAAGaactatttttaattaatttaatgagGAAAATATTGATACACTGAGATTTTGTGGGAAAAGTTTGAGAAAACGATTTGTTGACTGCTTAACTGGAGACAAATTTAGTTCTAAGCTTGCTCAACCGCTAATCCTTCTCAAGAGCTTTTTCCGGCCCTTTCCTGTCCCCTTCAGCCGCTCCTAGTCGCACCTTTCTGCTTGCTTTTCGTATCAGCTCCCGAATTGTCCTTTTCTACCTGAAATATCTTATTTTGCCTCTGGAAAAAACCCCGGAAATATATggatactttttttgttgttcgatTGTTATAGGGAAAAAGAATACCGGATGGATGTTTTTGAAAAGGGGAACAATCTGAtctacaataattttttttctagcatcaGTGTAGGTACTGTGATTTTAAGGGTGGAAAAAGCTTCACGCTTTTTAACGTTCACACTTAAACAAACTTTgatgtttgttttgaaagttTCTTGACAAAGTTTGATCAAACACGAAATTGTACGAGAAAGGGACTGCCTGGATTCTTTTTGATCTGGTCAGAACCCCAGACCTAAAACGTGAATTGTCTAAAGAATGGGACCAGCACCTATTCCTAAGAATATTTTCGGCCCTAATTCATCCATTTCAGAACAACGACCTCCATCATTTTGGCCCTCTACTGCGCTAGCAGAAAGAGCTATGCACTCAACTGCTCCTAATGTCAGAGATTTCTGGGAAGCAAATATTGCCCtggaacagaaagaaaaggttTTCCTTTCAACAGTTTGAACTTGAAAATGATATCGGGTCCTTGCATATCATTTCTTTGCATTTCATTGCAtgtcattttttcccttttgatttttttttgtgttctggGATTTGCAAGGAGTTCTGCTTTGGGAAGTAGTGGTGGGTAACCAGACAATCTGCGTCAGTCCCTACATGATGCACTACGCGAAAAATGCCCATAAGCCTCGAAGTCACACTGCAGCATGCATGGGCTTACACGGCAAGGAAAACGTGGCATTTTCTGGAGTTGCTAGGTTGGGCGAGCGACCGTACCCTACCTTGCTTATAGCCGGAACCCTCCTCAACCGGCTATCACCTGTTCGGGGTTCTGAAGAAGCAtttacacaagaaaaaaactttcaaggACTGCGATGACATCGAAAATGTGCTCAACGATTTTTTATCGTTGCTGCTCCTCTCGTTCTGGAAGAAGGGCACTTTTCCTATTTGGGAGGCTTGATTTGGCTgatctttcattttcacaaaaaaaaaagagaaatattctaaatattctttcaaaagtgaagggaacGATGTGCAATGGCCCTATGGCATAGAGGCATTGCCCGCATCTGGTCGTTTGCATTTCAAATCCAGGTCTTTCCAGAGAGAAGCTATGCGGAACGCTTCCTCGAAGACCTACAGTTTCCCGAGATGGCGCTCTACCGACGCGCTCTCTGCTTCTCTAGTCGCATCGAACAGTGTCGATGTGCCGAAGGATAGCGTAATTCCTGAGAAACGGTTGCAAAAAATGCGAGAAACAGACCGACAAGCTGAAATACAAAGGGTAAATATCATTGATTTGTATTTGTAaagataaaaacagaaaagaaaaatggaatctACAGGCAATAATTCACCAGCGGACTGAATCACCGCAGCGAATTCGAAAAGGAAAGAGTCTTGACTCGCTCAACATCCAAGTCGACTATCAACCATGGTAATGGATATCATGGTGACGAGATTTTCGAATAATCATATCCGGACGATTTGTtagaaaacaatttaaaagaaaaaacccttaGCTGAGAATTGAACACTTTTACACTGCCTAATCCGAAGGAAGCGTTGTCTTCATATcacaataaagaaataataataaacaaatataaaattattgttattattttaggTACGACCGCAACAAAATCCGGAATTCTATAAGTAGAGAATCCATTGCGAATATTGCAGAGGCAAGAGAACGATTTGAACCTCAAAGTACACATTCAAGAGGTAACTACCGTATATACTGTGTACATATTCACGTGAATTCAGTGAACATTATTCGTAGAAATTGTTGTAAATAACTAGTGAGAGGAAAACAGACATTCcgcttttaattttctatttatctgtttatttacttatttatctattagAAATTCCATACTCGTATCACGATCCAGTGATTGTCTCACTCTCACGCTAACTCAAAACAGTCCAAAGTTCAGATCTGCCACAGAGGCGACTGCATCAGATTCTgttgtcaaagaaaaatacggagatttgttttgaatcgGAAATAGCATGTGCTCCTTTTTATGAtcaaatttgttcaaattcaaatcttctaattataattaagcaaggaaaaataatttgaaaaaatgatatcAACGACTCAGTTCTAATTTTCCTTTACTGTAGCCGTATAGCTGTGCAGTtaaacactatttttttcgaggattataaatttgggatttttcttcgaatattaGGTTACTGAATTAGTGAATAGATTTAATTGTAGCATATAACATAATTTTTATCGTCTAGCCCGTCGATACTCTGGTCACTCCACGCAAACTGctgtttctgaattttcttccGTTAACGGTGGAACTTCTAATCACGATCGTCCACTATACGAGGTAAATCATTGGAATTTCAACTGATGCTCCTTTTTCAATGGGAAAAAATCGTGTTCAGGCACCATTGAACACTTCCTTCACTGTCGATAATGGGTATCACGCAGAGCACTATCCTACGAGtaggttttcatttttttcagagatgaGGGTGGCTCCCTTGACGAAAAGAAGGCACATTTTATACGATTCTTCAGGCGCTACTAGCTCTGCAAAGCACTCGTCAACGAGGCAGGACAGAGGATTTTCATTTGAGGAGCAGCTATTCATGATGTATATGAAGCAACATCCGGAAATTATTTCAAGTGAGCAGCTTAAAATAAACCAaggtattttttcttactttcccCTTctacgtttcttttcttcccagACCTCGGTCTTAAATACCCCTCCGCCATCCAGCGAGCAATGGAGGATTTACAATGGAAGCATGTAGAACTACGACTCGTCGATGGTGGCTCACCGGTACATTCCTACagtattctttgtttttttttatctctcaACGTTCTTAGCTACAGGTACTTTCTCAATCACCACGGCAAGGAcggtttttgaagaaatcacaAACAGCGTCGTCAAATCACGTTCGTAAAGTCGACGTACCCGTTAGGGAGCACGATGAAACGCAACGCTACACTTATGGAACTGATGTTCGTtggtaaaaattaattatgttTTGTTCCAATTGTATCCTCAAAAGTTAGTCGGGGACGATAGAGATTGAGGACGCTTTGCTGGGGCTTTTTAGACTCAATAGTTATCCTAAGCATATGacctaattctttttttttctttcaaaattcttaaCCGATTCAGCGATCTTTGAAGCatgtacatacgtacatagcATGCCTAACCATTCaatactacaaaaaaattccattaataAAAATCCTTCAGCTTTCAATAACTAAGACAGATCCGTTCTCCGTTTGCACAAACCCTATCATTCCCTTCTCCAGCCGGCTGAAAAGAGGATTGGCTCAATGATAAAATACGAAATGATGCAGCTTCGGGAACGTGAAGATGAGCTACAGAAATCGAGAAGAGCGTTAGGACTACCTTCACTGGAGGTATGTGAGGTTCTCGAGCGATTCTTCCATCGCTGCCAGCACTCCACCGTATTCAGGAGACAATGGAACTTTGGAGGCAGGGTAACTCGGACACGCTATCGTACCGTTCAACCGCAAGCTATTCCCGCATGAACGAAGTGAGTGTGAAATCACCTATGAATCCAcgacaaacaaataaacaacaatctTAACCAATATAAGTAAATAGGgacttttttctaaaggaGGGAGGGGGAACGGAGACCAAAACTGGGATGGTGCTTCGAAATGAAACGTGAGCTCTCTCGCAAAATATTTCTCACCACTTTCTTTTCTCGTGAAATTACATTTTGATATGTGATTGTGCCGCAACTCTCGTAAAACGCCATCAAATAGTAGGCggcgataaaggataaagggtagagtgtctggcgtcaatccatccgcttgggatgcaccaccaccttcacttcaagtcagaatcgttcgaggtttacgaacgtgtaactggcctatacaatcatttgcggaggctagccgatgcttttatcctcccagacaagtctggtaccaatttatcgaccacggagggataaaaggctagGTGAGCACTagcgcggattcgaacctccgatcgatcgtgcaggaagcgaaacctctaattgactgcgctacacccgcccatacGGCAATGATATTTACAGTATTGCTCACGAATTAGGGATTACTTAAGTTattgcttcaaaaaatgaaacttttgAACAAACACTTATTGCTTATTGTTCTTGTTGATTCTATTGAACAAATCCGCGTAGTAATTAACACTTTTGGGCACTTACTACGGAAATTAAtgctctacttttttctccgcatagtaaaagaagtaaaaaagtaagtaataagtaaaaaaaaacagaaatcagtgaaaaaaaactatatttaGGATGCTGGGCAATGATATGAGTCATTTATATGCCCTAAAACTACATGTCTATAATACGTACAATGAAATATCCTCTACCGTACGTatggaatatttttatatttggcTAGCCAGAAAGTATTTACTTGGTGCTCACGAATTTTGTATTCTATTACTACCACTATTTATCTTCTGAGAATATAAGAGCGTCTTTGTTATGCAAAACTATGTCTATTGAATTCAATTTGATTTATTGAACGAGGATTTAttgataaattttcaaaacagtaACTGGAAAACCTTTGAGGGGTGGGAGGGGGTGAGCTTCGAACTAATTattcaaatgcaaaaaacagaagaaaaagaaaaggaaacgcaCAAAAAATTGCCTTCTCGAAGATTATGGGAAAGTGGAGCCTTAAGTGGGTTAGTTCCAAGACAGGAAGATGATTGGGACTAAAActagtgaaaaaatgaatctcCTTCTGGGTTATTAATGTGATAATTTGAGACTAAATCCAAGCGGATTTTTCTGTTACGAAGAGAATTACTGGATTTCATTGGTTATCAGGTATAAATTTAGCGTGCCCGCAAGATCCAACCCTACCTAGTCAGATGAGTTCATCTAACCTTCTCGGTCGAATCCACTACTTTATTTGCTGTCAATAACTTCTTTTGTTACCAACTCTGTTCCTGGAATCTATGAATCGTGCAATTTCCTCGAGACTATGCTTATTGGAGGTCATCGTAGCGTTTTCCAAAGGCGACAGAGTCCAAATAAACCGCCATCAATTGTATTTGCTGGTCAAATGCAGCGCACGGCTTAGACGCTCTAATGGTGATGGCTCAAATAAGCGAACTCAACTAACTAAACTCCACCAAAAATCTGACGTGGTCGTTAAAATTTGCTTAAAAATATCATCTGCTAATCAAAAAATGCTCTATTACAGTTGCCAACTGCTCCACTACACAAAAATCCTCAACTGAGTGAGCTCAGCTCTACGAATGGATCTTGGGACTATTAGTCAGATCAGagtagtgataaaaatttaTCACTTTATGTATTAGGTACATTGACTTTGTTTTATTGAGAGTTTGataaagtttttatttctgtatttcttttaaacatttaaaataaaGCTCGTACTATATGTACTTTAGATCGAAAACGAATAAAAGACTAGagaaaagcaaataataaCAGCTAACATTAAGAAACTGTCACACAGTCACTGAATAATATGAAGAAATGGCAAGAAATGCTATGCGAGGTCGACGATGACCTTAGGTAACATATCTAAACACAATTCCTTCCTCTTTATGAAGTTCCACATTTTTGGAGCTAAAGTCGACCGTTTGCCGTGGATAGAAACGTTCCACATTCGAGGTCGTGGTGACAATCTGTAAAGGAACTATATAGGAACTATATGAGGGCCACATAAGATGTTTGagttcataaaattttaatcACACGGTAAATTAAGTCTCTTAgcttccttattttttgcaacaaaaacaaggaTGGCAACAGTGACTGTTTCGGAGCAGATGAATatgagtaaataaagtaaataagtgagtaagcaaataaatatagataaatGTACAGGAAAGTTTATCAAGGTCGTTACGAATAAAACAAAGCTAATCTCTTGTAACCAATAGCTAGGTGCCCAAAGGACATTTGATGTCATGAGACGATTTCAATACGTTTTCCTGCATGTAATAAtatcctcaagaaaaaaaaagaacgtttttCACATATTCTCCCAGACTATAGAAGGGTAATGAGCGGTCAATAAAAATGCTTCCTACCAGagttagacaaaaaaaaacatgaaaaaaattatcaagaaaagtattttttttaatttaaaagcttgtgaatttaaaaattcgaaaactcCAGACTAATCACAGGAAATATGAGCGGAAAATTCCGTTAATTTCTCGTTGAGGGAGGAGTTACGCTGTCAACGAGCGATGAACTTGTCTCACCTGACTTTTTTCCAAGTGTTGTCCATTCGGCGCATCAGTCAACGGTAAATTCACAGTATTTGGTGAGAAGTTGAACGCACCGATATAGACCTGAACATACAATAATTACAGTATTTAAAAACACCAGCAATACCGTATCACCTCTGCTTGTGTCTGTAAATTAATACAGTATCGAAATTACAAATCAATCTCATAAAgaatttttcccctttttacATTCTTACCCTCTTTGCCATACAAGGCAGTTGTTATTCTCTACCGTACTTCGCCTGGCGGCTTCGTTTTTGGTGGATATTGATTATAGGCGGTGCATCGTGCTACACAACTGGCCTCATTGCCCCGCCTACaatcaataaccaccaaaaatGAAACCACCACTTTTAATTTTCGGCAGAGATCGTCGGAGTAAAAAGTactaacaaaagaaaaacgtaatCAACCCCTCAACAATTATAAcggtaaaaaattaaaaataatgttaaatcaaaaattttgaacactTACACCGCCAGTGGTGACATTTTCATGCACGTAGAATCGCACGATAGTAAACGCTCCATCGATTAGTCTTCCAATCAATGTTTGTCCGGACATCAGGGCATCGTCCCTGGTCCTCAGCTTGCTGAGCTTCGAGAACATCTTCAATGAGGATTGCTCCTGACCGTATTGGCGCTGAAAAACTCGTCTCAGTAAGGAGATGGTCTGGAAACGAGCTGAATCCGACTTGACCCACCACCCAGTTGATATTCTTGTAGTCCGAATTGACTGGGACTTTTGAATTGCTGGAGAATCCAGCATTTGCCGTGTCATCCCATTGCATGGCACCGCGTTGAACGGGAACCTGAGCAGAATTGTACAGTGAATAGAAGCTTTAGCATGTTTCAAATATGGGTAGcattaaaatttattgaaatgtCTCAAGAACTTCACAATTATCCTAGGAATAGTGATATAGAACCATAACTATGGATAGGATATCTATTAAAtgtgagcagaaaaaaaaaacaaggaaataacCATTGAAAATGGGTGGTTGACCTGCCTTACTTCTAGTCTCTGGAAACCTTGGATGTATGGACGTATAACTCGTTGttaaatcttttttccaatattcTACTGAAACCTCATTAGCCTCACGGGAAAGTGAAAAACGTTTCGGATTCAAACTTTATCTTTCTATTCTACGTActtcaaatcaaaattattCGCCTTTTTGGACatcgaaaaagtaaaagaaaaaaaaaacgctagacAGAAAAGCGCATTTACAGGAGCAGGTTTTGCGGAAAAATGCactccttcaaaaatttaagttTAATCGATAGAACATTAAGGTTCAGAAGAATCTTCTTCGGAAATGgaacattttctgtttttgccTTCTGTCTTTGAAACAGTATTGATAAGGGATGCAAGTGGATTTTCCATGAATACTGTACTACTGCTGTACCACGTGGTACGTCAGTACCATACCAACGTGCTACacacagaaaatatttcatttagaAGGAGATTGTtctagataaaaataaatattttgtgcGGGAGAAAATCCTACGCAACTCACCACTGAGTCATCCGGAAGATTTTTCATACCAAGTTCGTCTCCATAGTAGAAATTATTGGTTCCAGGTAGAATTAATTGTAACATGAGAAGAAGTTCTGCATGAGCTCGACTTTCCACACGAGACGCTACGCGCGAAACATATTGATTCCCGAACTAAATGTGTCATTAATTTTACGAGTTTTCGGGGAATTATCCGGAATTATCGTACCTCCCATTGAGGCCAAACCGATGGGTTATTTGTGTGGAAAAGGAGGATGTCGGAGAGAATCTCATGTACGCATGTCGCCACTGTTCCTTCGTTTTTGTGGCAAATTTCTGAAGAACAACTTCATCTTGAATATATGgatccaaaaaaatttcataaggATTCGAAAACCAAAGATTGTAGGTGGTTTATTGACCCATGTATGAAACTGGAGAggttttctattgttttttttatccggAAACCTTAAACTCCGGAATTTCGGAGCGCAcgaataaatgtaaatatttggGGATTGGATACGATTAGAGGAAGAATGTAGttgaagataaaaaagtattgaaaaatacttgaagtttgaatttttcaaggagGAAACCATgcacagcacttttttttttaatttccttcaGATAAAGTAGCTGTTCCATTAAAAGAatatgtataaaataaaacataaaaacaaacagaacaacaacataaaacatataaataaaaccTTCACATTTGTGTTTGGTTATTTGTTTGAGAACATTTCAACGATATAAAGGAAacttttttcccagaaatgtttttagaaaaatccttAGATAAAAAGTCAGCTTACTGACTTTTTATTTAAAGATTTTCCCAAAAAGAACTTCATATGAGCAGGTTTCGAAATAAGGAAGTCATAAAATATCGTATTTGTGTTGAGGACGTACCAGagttcttctcaatttttcctaattcgTAGTTGATCACCGAGTCCAAACCGCTTTGCACCAACTGTTTCTTGTCCTTCTCCTTAGCCTCATCCCGTGACGCGAAAAGTGCGCTGAAACACGTGTTCACAGAGATGTTTTACAAtttcaagtgattttttcaaactcttaCATCTTCTTCCCGGCAGCCTTGGTGCTCTCGTTGACGTATGAGTCAACATGATTCCTGATGTCGCTTACAACATCCGCAATTGCAGACCAATCCTAAAAATCGCCGTATTTGCGGCGAATACGCTTCTGGAGGTCCAGAAAACATACCGGTTCAGTGCCTTCAGCGTTTCGAGCCAAGTACTCGATGCCCGTCAAATGGAAACCGTCGACGCCACGGTCGATCCAAGAGGAGAGCACGTCCTGTAATTAGAATAGCTATTTTCCATAAATCCGCTTAAATATCATGTTTTGCTGTGTATATAATTTCAGCACAATTATAGAAGTTCCTGTAATGATCTCGATCCATGGGACAAAAAGTTCGAATAGATGTCCCGCTTGAAAAACTGCACATGTTAGAATAATAACAGATTCTGCCTGTTCTGGATGCGATTTTTCCAGGCAAATAACCGACAAAAATGATGTTTCCCCAGAAAAGACGTAGGAGAACGTCATAAAATCATTATTCTTTAAGATAATTACAGTATAGTTATGGATTTTGTTCCAGAACCAACTAAAATTTGGTTATAAGCGGCTATTGAAGGAAAGAGGATTTCCTACACTTTTCTAAAAAGAGGATAAGCTGGgaaatgtttcaaaactcTCAATACTTACTTGCCTAGAACTAACACGCATCCAGAACAGCCAGAATCTGTTATTATTCCAAGTTGTGCagtttttctgacttttctttctttttctcccgCAAATACAGATCGTTGCAAGAACTCTAGACTACCGAAGGATTTCTTCTCGACCTGATACCTCGATTTagctttttaatttaaaaattctcaaatataTGTGTCAGCTGGTCAAATTAACTTCTTTATATTCTCCTTTACTAATTCTTTAAAGGACCTTTCGCTTTTGTTGCTCACTGCTTTTTTTGACGTCCACTACTTTCAAGAaacatttttgcgagggccaCTAGGACTTACATGAAAGAACTAAGTAAAAGATGGATACTTTCTGTAAATTTATTGTTTAACTTTATTCTCAGCTGCAGAAGAACGgttctatttcaaaaaaaaaacaagatttgCAAGGGAccattttgaaaagaagcGGTCCTTCAAATATTGTAGTAGGAGCACCAGATAGATAGTACTAAAATAACTTTTAGGGCATGAAGCTGTAGCGaaactcgtccatttctttagGAACATTGGCGTTCACGGGGTCCTAGCACGAAGTTATATAtctatgtatgtgtgtttttAATGTCTTCCATCAACtttatatttgattatttttaccATTGGATAGGATTGCACCCTACATTCTATGTATATCCGAACAGATATCCAGAATACTTACAAACATGTGCGAGCGAAGATTAGAGTTTTGCCAATTCAAAACTGCTGCTTTCTCGTTCCCTTTCTCATGCATATAGGACAGCCCCTTACGATCGGTAAAGAAGTCCTTATCGCC
This is a stretch of genomic DNA from Necator americanus strain Aroian chromosome II, whole genome shotgun sequence. It encodes these proteins:
- a CDS encoding hypothetical protein (NECATOR_CHRII.G7851.T2), which gives rise to MQQRPPSFWPSTALAERAMHSTAPNVRDFWEANIALEQKEKREAMRNASSKTYSFPRWRSTDALSASLVASNSVDVPKDSVIPEKRLQKMRETDRQAEIQRAIIHQRTESPQRIRKGKSLDSLNIQVDYQPWYDRNKIRNSISRESIANIAEARERFEPQSTHSRARRYSGHSTQTAVSEFSSVNGGTSNHDRPLYEAPLNTSFTVDNGYHAEHYPTSATSSAKHSSTRQDRGFSFEEQLFMMYMKQHPEIISNLGLKYPSAIQRAMEDLQWKHVELRLVDGGSPVLSQSPRQGRFLKKSQTASSNHVRKVDVPVREHDETQRYTYGTDPAEKRIGSMIKYEMMQLREREDELQKSRRALGLPSLEETMELWRQGNSDTLSYRSTASYSRMNELPTAPLHKNPQLSELSSTNGSWDY
- a CDS encoding hypothetical protein (NECATOR_CHRII.G7851.T1), which encodes MIEEDQSRYRAAATLRRRSPVSKNRNGHPVWSKAHYDESSSNTQNVNYATVISLSDHNSNSNSLHFRRTTRTTENMIPVSADSLKRNSEVARKGSRTPSGAHSRSEQRPPSFWPSTALAERAMHSTAPNVRDFWEANIALEQKEKREAMRNASSKTYSFPRWRSTDALSASLVASNSVDVPKDSVIPEKRLQKMRETDRQAEIQRAIIHQRTESPQRIRKGKSLDSLNIQVDYQPWYDRNKIRNSISRESIANIAEARERFEPQSTHSRARRYSGHSTQTAVSEFSSVNGGTSNHDRPLYEAPLNTSFTVDNGYHAEHYPTSATSSAKHSSTRQDRGFSFEEQLFMMYMKQHPEIISNLGLKYPSAIQRAMEDLQWKHVELRLVDGGSPVLSQSPRQGRFLKKSQTASSNHVRKVDVPVREHDETQRYTYGTDPAEKRIGSMIKYEMMQLREREDELQKSRRALGLPSLEETMELWRQGNSDTLSYRSTASYSRMNELPTAPLHKNPQLSELSSTNGSWDY
- a CDS encoding hypothetical protein (NECATOR_CHRII.G7852.T2) — encoded protein: MSRSSVESELISEERTDGVNDDVAVERDGNAAPVPPEGSSSGLTEEELEKYRDDPMWKTVRMILFVLFWIIWIALFVASILLVVFSPGCTVRSKPNWWQTAVAYNVWVPSFQDSDGDGYGDMQGLLDRLENLRKSGVQTVWPSPFLISDNFSNAVRNYDQMDPAIGTNQLADKAINEIHDKGMKLVISLPISTTSVEHDWFLKSASASLPENRNYSGFYHWSKDGDKDFFTDRKGLSYMHEKGNEKAAVLNWQNSNLRSHMFDVLSSWIDRGVDGFHLTGIEYLARNAEGTEPDWSAIADVVSDIRNHVDSYVNESTKAAGKKIALFASRDEAKEKDKKQLVQSGLDSVINYELGKIEKNSEICHKNEGTVATCVHEILSDILLFHTNNPSVWPQWEFGNQYVSRVASRVESRAHAELLLMLQLILPGTNNFYYGDELGMKNLPDDSVVPVQRGAMQWDDTANAGFSSNSKVPVNSDYKNINWVRQYGQEQSSLKMFSKLSKLRTRDDALMSGQTLIGRLIDGAFTIVRFYVHENVTTGGVYIGAFNFSPNTVNLPLTDAPNGQHLEKSQIVTTTSNVERFYPRQTVDFSSKNVELHKEEGIVFRYVT
- a CDS encoding hypothetical protein (NECATOR_CHRII.G7852.T1), producing the protein MSDAEQRLMPGPQGKTPHFYEVDRGVKTESYITAVSRNPVPPINPPPPKGVSYSKVNDDVAVERDGNAAPVPPEGSSSGLTEEELEKYRDDPMWKTVRMILFVLFWIIWIALFVASILLVVFSPGCTVRSKPNWWQTAVAYNVWVPSFQDSDGDGYGDMQGLLDRLENLRKSGVQTVWPSPFLISDNFSNAVRNYDQMDPAIGTNQLADKAINEIHDKGMKLVISLPISTTSVEHDWFLKSASASLPENRNYSGFYHWSKDGDKDFFTDRKGLSYMHEKGNEKAAVLNWQNSNLRSHMFDVLSSWIDRGVDGFHLTGIEYLARNAEGTEPDWSAIADVVSDIRNHVDSYVNESTKAAGKKIALFASRDEAKEKDKKQLVQSGLDSVINYELGKIEKNSEICHKNEGTVATCVHEILSDILLFHTNNPSVWPQWEFGNQYVSRVASRVESRAHAELLLMLQLILPGTNNFYYGDELGMKNLPDDSVVPVQRGAMQWDDTANAGFSSNSKVPVNSDYKNINWVRQYGQEQSSLKMFSKLSKLRTRDDALMSGQTLIGRLIDGAFTIVRFYVHENVTTGGVYIGAFNFSPNTVNLPLTDAPNGQHLEKSQIVTTTSNVERFYPRQTVDFSSKNVELHKEEGIVFRYVT